The Equus caballus isolate H_3958 breed thoroughbred chromosome 22, TB-T2T, whole genome shotgun sequence genome window below encodes:
- the LOC138920237 gene encoding high mobility group protein B1: MGKGDPKKPRGKMSSYAFFVQTCREEHKKKHPDASVNFSEFSKKCSERWKTMSAKEKGKFEDMAKADKARYEREMKTYIPPKGETKKKFKDPNAPKRPPSAFFLFCSEYRPKIKGEHPGLSIGDVAKKLGEMWNNTAADDKQPYEKKAAKLKEKYEKDIAAYRAKGKPDAAKKGVVKAEKSKKKKEEEEDEEDEEDEEEEEDEEDEDEEEDDDDE, translated from the coding sequence atgggCAAAGGAGATCCTAAGAAGCCGAGAGGCAAAATGTCATCATATGCATTCTTTGTGCAAACTTGCCGGGAGGAGCACAAGAAGAAGCACCCAGATGCTTCAGTCAACTTCTCAGAGTTTTCTAAGAAGTGCTCAGAGAGGTGGAAGACTATGTCTGctaaagagaagggaaaatttgAAGACATGGCAAAGGCGGACAAGGCCCgttatgaaagagaaatgaaaacttatatcccTCCTAAaggggaaacaaaaaagaagttcaAGGATCCCAATGCACCTAAGAGGCCTCCTTCggcctttttcttgttttgttctgAGTATCGCCCCAAAATCAAAGGAGAGCATCCTGGCCTATCCATTGGTGATGTTGCAAAGAAACTGGGAGAGATGTGGAATAACACTGCTGCAGATGACAAGCAGCCTTATGAAAAGAAGGCTGCTAAGCTGAAGGAGAAATACGAAAAGGATATTGCTGCATACCGAGCTAAAGGAAAACCTGATGCAGCGAAAAAGGGAGTTGTCAAGgctgaaaaaagcaagaaaaagaaggaagaggaggaagatgaggaagacgaagaggatgaggaggaggaggaagatgaagaagatgaagatgaagaagaagatgatgatgatgaataa